Proteins from a single region of Spirochaetota bacterium:
- a CDS encoding IS66 family transposase: MPARYGSRIKGFIAYLSQYQLIPYERTAELVKDLFGIRISTGTIYNTNRQAYEAGEKPEEAIKALLKKQPLLHADETGAFRSGSLNWLHVLSNERFTYFGFHAKRGKEAIEEMGIIPTYHGLLMHDFWSSYLSYECDHVFCNAHILRELTAIHEDFGQKWPLEMINLLVRAKKKVDTRSVRLNEVTTNMIEDEYDRILLKGFRCNPQKSEGPPRRGRKKKSKPRNLLERLRDYKVGILGFVRDFSIPFDNNQAERDLRMVKV, from the coding sequence CTGCCGGCACGGTACGGGAGCAGGATAAAGGGATTCATCGCCTATTTGAGCCAGTATCAGCTTATCCCCTATGAGCGGACTGCCGAGTTGGTGAAGGACCTTTTCGGCATTAGGATCAGCACCGGTACAATATATAACACCAATCGCCAGGCGTATGAAGCGGGAGAGAAGCCGGAGGAGGCGATTAAAGCCCTCTTGAAAAAACAACCTCTCCTGCATGCCGATGAAACGGGTGCATTTCGAAGCGGTTCGTTGAATTGGCTGCATGTGTTGTCGAATGAGAGGTTCACCTATTTCGGTTTCCATGCGAAACGCGGGAAAGAAGCGATAGAGGAGATGGGGATTATCCCCACCTATCACGGTCTTCTGATGCATGATTTCTGGAGTTCTTATCTTTCATATGAATGCGATCATGTATTTTGCAACGCCCATATTTTACGGGAATTGACGGCCATTCATGAGGATTTCGGACAAAAATGGCCGCTGGAAATGATTAATTTACTGGTGCGGGCCAAGAAAAAAGTCGATACGCGGTCGGTGCGGTTGAACGAAGTCACGACCAATATGATTGAGGATGAATACGACCGGATACTATTGAAAGGATTCCGATGTAATCCACAGAAAAGCGAAGGTCCTCCCCGGCGGGGCAGGAAGAAAAAATCAAAACCGCGAAATCTTCTTGAGCGCCTGAGGGATTATAAAGTCGGCATTCTTGGATTCGTTCGAGACTTTTCAATACCGTTCGATAACAACCAGGCCGAGAGGGATCTGAGAATGGTGAAGGTGTAA
- a CDS encoding DUF1295 domain-containing protein: MKKYDIQSYAGTVIAVLVAVGIALAGSQDSVAVFGGLPLFALCIAIAFAIQWVVYVPSYIARTEKFYDLTGSFTYTAVILIALLMTGRFDIRSLVLTGLVLVWTFRLGFFLFRRIIRAGEDTRFREIKGSASRFLMTWTIQGLWVSFTAAAALAAITAPHDVEFGIVGIIGLSVWIVGFAFESIADYQKSRFTAAPGNSGKFINKGLWSISRHPNYFGEIVIWIGIAIIAFPTLEGWRLVTLISPVFVAILITQISGVPLLEKYADKQWGGQDDYQEYKRTTPVLIPKLPFM, from the coding sequence ATGAAAAAGTATGATATACAGTCATATGCCGGAACTGTCATCGCGGTACTTGTCGCTGTCGGCATTGCACTTGCCGGCAGTCAGGATAGCGTGGCGGTATTCGGAGGTCTCCCTCTCTTTGCCCTCTGCATCGCAATTGCCTTCGCCATTCAGTGGGTCGTCTATGTCCCGTCCTATATCGCAAGAACCGAGAAATTCTATGACCTGACCGGCTCTTTCACCTATACGGCCGTTATTCTCATCGCGCTCCTTATGACGGGTCGCTTTGATATTCGGTCCCTGGTTCTCACGGGGCTGGTGCTTGTATGGACATTCCGCCTTGGATTTTTCCTTTTCAGGCGTATCATAAGGGCCGGTGAAGACACCCGTTTCAGGGAGATCAAGGGCTCGGCAAGCCGCTTTCTCATGACCTGGACGATACAGGGATTATGGGTGAGTTTTACCGCGGCGGCGGCCCTGGCGGCGATTACCGCACCGCACGACGTGGAGTTCGGGATCGTTGGAATTATCGGTTTGAGTGTGTGGATTGTGGGCTTCGCCTTCGAGTCGATCGCGGACTACCAGAAAAGCAGGTTTACCGCGGCTCCGGGGAACAGTGGGAAATTCATCAATAAAGGGCTCTGGTCCATATCCAGACATCCTAACTATTTTGGAGAAATAGTGATATGGATCGGCATCGCCATAATCGCCTTTCCGACCCTCGAGGGCTGGAGACTGGTCACCCTGATTTCTCCCGTCTTTGTAGCCATACTGATTACCCAGATCAGCGGGGTTCCCTTGCTTGAAAAATATGCCGATAAGCAATGGGGCGGACAGGATGATTACCAGGAATACAAGAGGACCACTCCCGTACTGATTCCGAAACTGCCGTTTATGTAG
- a CDS encoding lipocalin family protein, protein MKKIMVILAGSVLFLSCSSAPTIETVEKVDINRFMGKWYVFSNIPTFIEKGAHNAVESYRLEKDGSIATTFTFHKGGFDGPMKTYKPRGFIRDPQSNAIWGMQFIWPVKAEYLIIYLNNDYTRTVIGRSKRDYVWIMSRTPTIPEDEYDSILEYLRKVGYDVSRIQKVPQRWDE, encoded by the coding sequence ATGAAAAAAATTATGGTTATTCTGGCGGGCTCCGTCCTTTTCTTGTCATGCTCTTCGGCTCCGACTATTGAAACCGTTGAGAAGGTTGATATTAATAGGTTCATGGGCAAGTGGTATGTTTTCAGCAACATCCCGACCTTTATTGAAAAGGGTGCCCATAATGCCGTTGAGTCGTATCGGCTTGAGAAAGATGGCTCGATTGCCACGACCTTCACCTTCCATAAGGGAGGATTCGACGGGCCCATGAAGACCTATAAACCGCGTGGTTTCATCCGTGATCCACAAAGCAACGCCATCTGGGGAATGCAGTTTATCTGGCCCGTTAAAGCCGAATATCTCATTATTTATCTCAACAATGATTATACTCGCACCGTCATCGGCAGAAGCAAGAGGGATTACGTGTGGATAATGTCACGAACACCGACGATCCCCGAAGATGAGTACGACTCAATTCTGGAATACCTGAGAAAGGTGGGATATGACGTTTCCAGGATACAGAAGGTGCCCCAACGATGGGATGAGTGA